Within Protaetiibacter intestinalis, the genomic segment GGGGGCGCCGGCGCGATGCCGACGCCCCCTCGGACGTGTGGTGCGGTGCTTACCAGCTCGACTTGGTCACGCCGGGCAGCTCGCCACGGTGCGCCATGTCGCGGAAACGCACACGCGAGACGCCGTAGTTCGACAGCACACCGCGGGGGCGGCCGTCGATGGCGTCGCGGCTGCGCACGCGGATGGGCGACGCGTCGCGGGGCAGCTTCTGCAGGCCCACGCGGGCGGCCTCGCGCTGCTCGTCGGTCGAGTTCGGGTCCACGAGCGCCTTCTTGAGCTCGAGGCGCTTCGCGGCGTAGCGCTCGACGATGACCTTCCGCTGCTCGTTCTTCGCGATCTTGCTCTTCTTGGCCATTGCTTAACGCTCCTCTCGGAACTCGACGTGCTTGCGCACGATGGGGTCGTACTTCTTCAGCACGATGCGGTCGGGGTCGTTGCGACGGTTCTTGCGGGTCACGTAGGTGTACCCGGTACCGGCGGTCGAGCGGAGCTTGATGATCGGACGGACGTCCTGAGCCTTCTTGGCCATCTCAGATCTTCTCCCCTCGTGCGAGGAGGTCCTGGACGACCGCCTCGATGCCGCGTGCGTCGATCACCTTGATGCCCTTGGCGGACACGGTCAGGGTCACGGTGCGCTTGAGCGACGGGACGTAGTACTTCTTCTTCTGCACGTTCGGGTCGAAGCGGCGCTTCGTCCGGCGGTGCGAGTGCGAGATGTTGTGTCCGAAGCCGGGAACGGCTCCGGTCACCTGGCACACAGCTGCCATGGTTCTTTCCTGTTCTCTACCGTGGGGCGAGCGCCCCACCCAAGGTCACTTGTCGGCACGCCAGATCGAGATCCTCCGGACGGATCCGGTGGTCGCGACGGCGCACAAGGAAGCGCATTGCTGCG encodes:
- the rpsN gene encoding 30S ribosomal protein S14; the encoded protein is MAKKSKIAKNEQRKVIVERYAAKRLELKKALVDPNSTDEQREAARVGLQKLPRDASPIRVRSRDAIDGRPRGVLSNYGVSRVRFRDMAHRGELPGVTKSSW
- the rpmG gene encoding 50S ribosomal protein L33 gives rise to the protein MAKKAQDVRPIIKLRSTAGTGYTYVTRKNRRNDPDRIVLKKYDPIVRKHVEFREER
- the rpmB gene encoding 50S ribosomal protein L28 is translated as MAAVCQVTGAVPGFGHNISHSHRRTKRRFDPNVQKKKYYVPSLKRTVTLTVSAKGIKVIDARGIEAVVQDLLARGEKI